A window of Bombyx mori chromosome 2, ASM3026992v2 contains these coding sequences:
- the LOC134200224 gene encoding uncharacterized protein LOC134200224, translating to MSSNLAVRLGNPIYKSSHSIRGVGNVRISDVIGHTSFIFSSNPNPRLQFRVSALVMPEVIGRHPPVKVNSYIRSLTSDLRLADPKFDTPGPVDVLLGADVLGKLLLTGKRVLHAEGLVAMDTKLGHVLLGPAFRPVAARKSDNFLVGSTLSEVVQRFWELEEPPTAYRVNPDEEECELFYQNNTGRLYSGRFLLRLPFRANRPLLGSSRKAAETRLLSMERRMRRDAVFRQKYVEFMREYESLGHMSVSKVDWSATEHCFLPHHAVLKTPNGKIRVVFDGSVTTSSGVSLNQCLHSGPKLNRDISDILTSFRRHQIVFVADIRMMFRQTVIHPEDRRYQLILWRESSDEPIKIYELNTNTYGLRSSPYLAVRSLRELAVRERLHYPRAADILERDLYVDDVCTGADSVEEALSRKDELIRLLSRGGYELRKWLSNCPELLTGLPTEFQQDPHLFENVDNPNMLSVLGIQYRPIQDEFTYRVELENPKVWSKRTVLSTIARTFDPNGWIAPVTFLLKCFMQRLWSANLSWDEGIAGDLLKDWLNFFSSLPDINHVSIPRKLVPAGKYKASLHGFSDASERGFAAAVYLRTVSSTGRVDIRLVLAKSKVAPLRTRMTIPKLELSGAALLTRLLNHTATSLRSVIDLENTVYAWTDSQIVLCWLKASVHTLEVFVANRVSQIQGSEVPLTWRHVPGELNPADCASRGCLASEIVDHQLWWGPQWLTKKASQWPPSRIEVPPGLVAAPAQFEDRGVIQGLDLDLLINRYSSLDKLVKVTAWILRFIRNCRLSVSQRNMTPVVCPIERKKALLKLIEVVQATSFHSELKALRTKRPKLRGAIVRLSPFVDGQGLIRVGGRLSNSNLPYSARHPLLLPKKSQLVDLLVMDRHIANSHSGCNALLASLQREFWILSGRRTVRSVLFRCLPCYRLKASTMQPQMGDLPPDRVKKMRPFSGVGTDFAGPFMIKASRLRNVRLIKAYLCVFVCLSTKAVHLEVVADLTTEAFIASLDRFVSRRGLPELIRSDNGTNFVGADRYLRDVVNFLNNNQVDIETALSRRGIRWTFSPPGCPHWGGIFEAVVKSAKTHLMRVIGQTSLTFEELTTVFCKIEAVLNSRPLCPLSSDPNDLESLTPGHFLIGQPLNALPEYPLSDIKPGRLRRYQMLQQMSQDFWKRWSLEYLHLLQQRFKWTDRTSPPHVGDLVLVKDANLPPLRWRRGRIVNLFPGKDGTPRSAEVLVGDSVLKRAVTTLSRLPVD from the coding sequence atgtcgagcaaccttgcagtacggttgggcaatcctatttacaagtcttctcattctattcgtggagtgggcaatgttagaatttcggacgtgatcggtcacacttcatttattttctcatcgaatcctaaccctcgcttacagtttagagtctcagctttggtgatgcctgaggtgataggtcgtcaccctccggtgaaggtaaatagttacatacggtcattgacttcagacttacggctagcggaccccaagtttgacacaccggggccagtagacgtactacttggggcggatgtactagggaagctgctcctgactgggaagcgcgttcttcatgcggagggtttggttgcaatggacacaaaattagggcatgtattgttgggtcctgcgttccggccagtcgctgcgaggaaatcggacaattttctggtcggatctacgctttcggaagtagtccaacggttttgggaactagaagaacctcctacagcttatcgagttaacccggatgaggaggaatgtgagctgttttaccagaataatacgggtcgtctctattcgggccggttcttgttaagacttccttttcgggcgaatcgcccactgctaggcagttcgaggaaggcagcagagaccagacttttgtcaatggagagacgcatgaggcgcgacgcggtgttccggcagaaatatgtagagtttatgcgggagtatgaatctttaggtcacatgtcggtttccaaggtagattggagtgctacggagcactgtttcctgcctcatcatgcggttttgaaaactcctaacggtaaaattagggtcgtgtttgacggttcggtcacgacctcctccggcgtctcgttaaatcagtgtctccattcgggtccaaagctgaaccgggacatttcagacatactgacgagcttccgcaggcaccagatcgttttcgtggcagacatccgtatgatgttcaggcaaacggtgattcatccggaggataggcggtatcaactcattctctggcgtgaaagctcagatgagcccataaaaatttatgaactgaacacgaacacttacgggttgcggtcgagtccatatttagcggttcgttctttgcgggagttggcagtgagggaacggttgCACTACCCTCGTGCTGCGGACATTTTGGAACGGGACCTATATGTCGATGACGTATGTACGGGCGCCGACAGTGTCGAAGAGGCCTTATCACGCAAGGATGAACTGATCCGCCTTTTGAGCAGGGGCGGGTACGAGTTGAGAAAATGGCTGTCTAACTGTCCTGAGTTGTTGACTGGTTTGCCAACGGAGTTTCAACAGGACCCCCATCTTTTCGAGAATGTCGATAACCCTAACATGCTGTCGGTCCtagggattcaatatcgtccgattcaagacgaatttacctatcgggtggagttggaaaatccaaaggtatggtctaagcgaacggtgctttccacaattgctcgaaccttcgatccaaacggttggatcgctcctgtcacttttctcttaaagtgcttcatgcagcgactgtggtctgctaacctgtcatgggacgaggggattgctggtgacctattgaaggattggttgaactttttctcgtctctccctgatattaaccacgtgtcaatacctcggaagctggttcctgcgggcaaatacaaggcgtctctccacgggttttcggatgcctcggaacgcggattcgcagctgcggtatacttgcgaacggtttcttcaactggaagggttgatatacggttggtgttagctaagagtaaggtcgctccgcttcggacacgcatgacgattccgaagcttgagttgtctggtgccgctctgttgactaggttgttaaaccatacagctactagtttacggtcggttattgatttagaaaacactgtctatgcttggacagacagccagatagtgttgtgctggttgaaggcttcggttcatacacttgaagttttcgtggccaaccgtgtctcccagattcaaggttctgaggtccctctaacatggagacacgtgcctggtgagctcaatccggcggactgcgcttctcggggatgcttagcatcggaaatagttgatcatcagttatggtgggGTCCCCAGTGGCTCACCAAGAAAGCTTCTCAGTGGCCTCCCTCTCGCATAGAAGTTCCTCCAGGTCTCGTGGCTGCACCGGCGCAGTTCGAGGATCGAGGAGTGattcaggggttggatttggatctgctcatcaaccgttatagctccttggacaagctggttaaggttaccgcctggattttgaggtttattcggaattgtcgtttgtcggtgtctcaacgcaatatgacacctgttgtgtgtcccatcgagcggaagaaggcgctgctgaaattaattgaagttgtgcaagccaccagctttcattcagaattgaaggcgctaaggactaagcgccctaagcttcgtggagctatcgttcgtcttagcccctttgtagacggccaggggctgattcgagtgggaggtagattaagtaactccaatttaccttattcggcgcgccatcctcttttacttcccaagaagagccagttagttgacctgttggtgatggatcgccacatcgcaaattcgcattccggttgcaatgcgctgttggcatccctccagagggaattttggattctgtcagggcgtcgtacggttcggagcgtccttttccggtgtttaccctgttatcggcttaaggcgtctacgatgcagcctcagatgggagatctgcctccagacagagtgaagaagatgaggccgttttctggagttggtacggacttcgctgggcctttcatgatcaaggcttcacgtttgcggaatgttaggttaattaaggcttatctgTGCGTTTTTGTCTGCCTTTCAACCAAagctgtacatcttgaagttgttgccgaccttacaactgaagcctttattgcgagcttggatagatttgtgtcccgtcgaggcttacccgaattgatacgctccgataacggaacgaattttgtaggtgcggaccgttacttgcgggatgtagtaaatttcttgaacaataaccaggtggatattgaaacggccctctctcgtcgcggtattcggtggaccttcagtcctccaggatgcccccactggggtggaattttcgaggcagtagtaaaatcggctaagactcacttgatgcgcgtgatagggcaaacctcgctcacctttgaggagttaaccacggtattttgtaaaattgaagcggtacttaattcacggccgttgtgcccgctcagttcagacccgaatgacttggagtcgttaactccaggccatttcttgataggacagccactcaatgcgttgccggagtatcccctctcggatatcaagcctggacggttgaggcgataccagatgttgcagcagatgtcccaagatttttggaaacgttggtcccttgagtatttacatctgctccagcagcgctttaagtggacggatagaaccagtccccctcacgtcggtgaccttgtgttggttaaggatgctaacctgccgccactgcgttggcgtagggggcgcattgttaatctgtttcccggtaaggatgggacccctcggtctgcagaggttctggtcggggactcggttctcaaacgagcggtcacaacgttgtcccggctgccagttgattag